A part of Juglans microcarpa x Juglans regia isolate MS1-56 unplaced genomic scaffold, Jm3101_v1.0 JmScfU0030, whole genome shotgun sequence genomic DNA contains:
- the LOC121245473 gene encoding UPF0481 protein At3g47200-like, translating into MEVLHLQIPNLHYRQNEKAFIPDSFSLGPIHHGHPNMRSTEKFKVMYLHGLITRISSPDTRKKRVIDLVNSIKDVEREAREYYAEPIEYTPEEFVKILVLDGCFIIELFRKKAYEELREQDDPIFSTSSLLQFLYHDLILLENQVPWIVLERLFNVTIQQTYNDSLLLLAIRFFGSTFSPIPPPTTILPLQGIKHIVDLLRKWLVSSSKEKESNSEYWEVMPSATALVEAGIKLVKGTSESILDIEFNDGILKFLHYLAKRPQKLFFEILSALNNATRIGVQVEFLRRTHRQPY; encoded by the coding sequence ATGGAAGTGCTGCATCTTCAAATTCCCAATCTACACTACAGGCAAAATGAAAAAGCATTTATCCCAGATTCATTTTCTCTTGGCCCTATACACCATGGCCATCCAAACATGAGATCCACAGAAAAATTCAAAGTCATGTACTTGCATGGTCTTATCACTCGAATATCGTCTCCAGATACAAGGAAGAAAAGGGTAATAGATTTAGTCAATTCCATCAAAGATGTGGAGAGAGAGGCTCGTGAGTATTATGCCGAACCAATTGAATACACTCCGgaagaatttgtgaaaattttggTACTTGATGGTTGTTTTATCATTGAGCTATTTCGCAAGAAGGCCTATGAAGAGCTTAGAGAACAAGATGACCCTATTTTTTCCACGTCTTCTTTGCTTCAATTTCTATACCATGACTTGATATTACTAGAAAACCAAGTACCTTGGATTGTACTTGAGCGTTTGTTCAACGTGACCATACAACAAACCTACAACGATTCTTTACTTCTACTTGCCATTAGATTCTTTGGGAGCACTTTTTCACCCATACCACCACCTACCACAATTTTGCCTCTCCAAGGCATCAAGCATATTGTTGACCTGCTTAGAAAATGGTTGGTTTCATCATctaaagagaaagagagcaaCTCAGAGTATTGGGAAGTCATGCCTTCTGCCACGGCCCTTGTAGAGGCCGGAATTAAACTCGTGAAGGGTACATCTGAAAGCATCTTGGATATAGAATTCAACGATGGCATTCTCAAATTCCTCCATTATTTAGCCAAGAGAccacagaaactgtttttcgaAATCTTATCAGCTTTGAACAATGCTACCCGAATTGGAGTCCAGGTTGAGTTCCTACGCCGTACTCATAGGCAACCTTATTAA